From Maylandia zebra isolate NMK-2024a linkage group LG11, Mzebra_GT3a, whole genome shotgun sequence, one genomic window encodes:
- the LOC143421004 gene encoding LOW QUALITY PROTEIN: zymogen granule membrane protein 16-like (The sequence of the model RefSeq protein was modified relative to this genomic sequence to represent the inferred CDS: deleted 1 base in 1 codon) has product MGNGQTKETSPLRYHNSWADVVGRIYGTPQELELFDGEAVDQLFAYILDLWKIDNNYIYQVIFGTSRGRSLIVSQPTQGSFNFYPPHPDAELRLLSRRLSGNGITSLGAHWGVLFIY; this is encoded by the exons ATGGGGAATGGACAGACCAAAGAAACTT CTCCGCTCCGCTACCATAACAGTTGGGCCGACGTGGTCGGTCGCATCTATGGCACCCCACAAGAGCTGGAACTGTTTGATGGGGAGGCCGTTGATCAG TTATTTGCCTACATTTTAGATCTCTGGAAAATTGATAACAACTACATCTATCAGGTGATATTTGGGACCTCCAGAGGGCGCTCTCTGATCGTCAGCCAGCCCACTCAG GGCTCCTTTAACTTCTACCCGCCCCACCCTGATGCAGAGCTCAGACTGCTGAGCAGACGACTCAGTGGTAATGGGATTACG TCCCTGGGAGCTCACTGGGGAGTGTTGTTCATTTATTAA
- the cmtm8b gene encoding CKLF-like MARVEL transmembrane domain-containing protein 8b produces the protein MERPVAVSVRRSPSLPDYNTSTSTLAFDQHFTTTLKGILLQAEIICGMLVWILVGGTDYFHLPALCWVMFLSILFWILTVSLFIIYLTGVHNRIPQVPWTTLSLCINCIATALYLVTAVVDALSVNQDVRGRHNYNCWAASAFFAFLTTLCYAGSSYLSYRTWKTTEEEQ, from the exons ATGGAGAGACCTGTTGCCGTGTCGGTGCGCAGGAGTCCCTCACTACCAGATTACAACACCTCAACCTCCACCTTGGCTTTTGACCAGCATTTCACTACAACTCTCAAAGGAATTCTCCTCCAGGCTGAGATA ATATGTGGCATGTTAGTGTGGATTCTGGTTGGGGGTACAGACTATTTTCATCTGCCTGCTCTCTGCTGGGTGATGTTTCTTTCCATCTTGTTCTGGATTCTAACAGTTAGCCTGTTTATAATTTACCTCACTGGAGTCCACAACAGGATACCACAGGTCCCCTGGACCACACTG TCACTGTGCATTAATTGCATTGCTACTGCACTATATCTTGTGACAGCAGTAGTAGATGCTCTCTCCGTCAACCAGGACGTCAGGGGGCGACACAACTATAACTGCTGGGCAGCATCAGCG TTCTTTGCATTTCTGACCACACTTTGTTATGCAGGAAGCAGTTATCTGAGCTACCGTACATGGaaaaccacagaagaagagCAGTAG